The DNA segment GAAATAAAATGGCAGTATTAtagtttaaagatttgtaacattagaagTGTAGACTTTAACATAGAAAGGCTTCACCAATTTTCATAAAAAGAATTTTAAataatggataaatgaaattagataaaatgtttgtggtagttaagacctcacaaattcaaatttaagactatttaatgattTTCAAGGccttgtttttagtttttaggcattttaatactttttaaggttCTGTAGACACCTTGCACCAACTATGTTAACAGCTCAtgctaaggtaacgaaaacacagcaattcttattttcaggtatttTACACTAAAGGAAACATTTTGATTAAGGTATATAaatccacactggacctttttaataataaacagcCATTAGTTGCAGCTCCAGTTGAAAGTTATCAGACTTTAGAAAGTCTTTGGCTTTGAGTTACTGTATATTTGTTCTAtttgaagagagaggaggagcgcACACCAGGGTTGGAGAGTTGCTGAAaatacaaatttgaaaaaagatgtcAGGCGCACACTCTAAGACTCgatgcaaaaatattttcttttattcaagtaCCAACGTTTCGACTAGACTGTCTTCGTCAGGGTTTTCATATTTGTTATATTTGTCAGTATAAAAAAGCTTTAACGTGCCCTTTTAACATGTTAATCAAATTCATCAATTACCAGATAACTTTAGGAATATTGCTGTCACTTAGATTGAGAAGTATATTCCTATAAAAAGTTGTGGGCAAATAACAGCGAAATCAAGCCCATCTTATCCTCCTTCCCTACACGGTTTCTATGGCAACAAGAGGATGCACCTCTGAAATCACCTCCATATTGGATTCCCTGGATTTTACAGGctaaatattttactttgttttacttCTTTTGGCCCTTTAAGAAATCTCTTTGAACATATAATAAAACTTTGAACTGGCAGCCATTTTATCATACCTAATCCAGATGCCTTAATGTTTCCATGCAGGACATGTTTGAACAAACAGCGCCCTCTAGTGACAAGATGTAACATCACAAACAGCTGAGAGGTGTAGTCTGTACTGACACAAGCTCTGTGGATATGTAGCCTGCTCATGTTGCCTCTATCTTCAAAGTGTGAGTCTCACCCCTTGTATCCCTGCTGGGAAACTGTACTGTATGACGATAGAGCCGCAGTGCTCAAAGCCGGGCAGGGTCTGCCAGCTGCGCATCACCGTCATGGTGCCCTCCGGCTGGGTCCCCTTGTACTCTCCGTGGTATGTGTAGCATATCGGACACGCCGGTTTAAACTTGAAAACAGAGTCGATACACGCGGAGCAGAAAGAGTGACGACACTTTAACGTTTTCTTCTCCTGAATTTTGTCCAAGCAAACGGCGCAGTCTTCCGTACTTTTACGGACTCCACCAGTGTTTGGGGTGTTTGCCATTATTTTTCCGGTATGTGACGACAAGTCTGTTGCCTTTCCGTGTATGAATGCACGAGGGGTTGTTATATGTCCGGTGATATGTGACGTCAGAATAAGGAAAGAACCACATCCATGTGTAAGGAAGTGGGGCAAACACTGACCTCTGATTGGTCTGAATTTGATACCAGTGATTTCTATGGAGACTCTCTATCATTAGCATATTTCATAAACCAAATATAAACAAGTGTTGCCCCCAGTGGATAAACTAAAGTACATTTACTATTCAATCTTGATTTACTTTAACACTGCTTGAGTATTTATATCCTATGGTACtctatacagtacaggccaaaagtttggacacaccttctcattcaatgcgttttctttattttcatgactatttacattgtagattctcactgaaggcatcaaaactatgaatgaacacatgtggagttatgtacttaacaaaaaaaggtgaaataactgaaaacatgttttgtattctagtttcttcaaaatagccaccctttgctctgattactgctttgcacactcttggcattctctccatgagcttcaagaggtagtcacctgaaatggttttccaacagtcttgaaggagttcccagaggtgtttagcacttgttggcccctttgccttcactctgcggtccagctcaccccaaaccatctggattgggttcaggtccggtgactgtggaggccaggtcatctgccgcagcactccatcactctccttcttggtcaaatagcccttacacagcctggaggtgtgtttggggtcattgtcctgttgaaaaataaatgatcgtccaactaaacgcaaaccggatgggatggcatgtcgctgcaggatgctgtggtagccatgctggttcagtgtgccttcaattttgaataaatccccaacagtgtcaccagcaaaacacccccacaccatcacacctcctcctccatgcttcacagtgggaaccaggcatgtggaatccatccgttcaccttttctgcgtctcacaaagacacggcgcttggaaccaaagatctcaaatttagACTCATCAGaacaaagcacagatttccactggtctaatgtccattccttgtgtttcttggcccaaacaaatctcttctgcttgttgcctctccttagcagtggtttcctagcagctatttgaccatgaaggcctgattggcgcagtctcctcttaacagttgttctagagatgggtctgctgctagaactctgtgtggcattcatctggtctctgatctgagctgctgttaacttgccatttctgaggctggtgacttggatgaacttatcctcagaagcagaggtgactcttggtcttcctttcctgggtcggtcctcatgtgtgccagtttcgttgtagcacttgatggtttttgcgactccacttggggacacatttaaagtttttgcaattttccggactgactgaccttcatttcttaaagtaatgatggccactcgtttttctttagttagcttattggttcttgccataatatgaattttaacagttgtccaatagggctgttggctgtgtattaacctgacttctgcacaacacaactgatggtcccaaccccattgataaagcaagaaattccactaattaaccctgataaggcacacctgtgaagtggaaaccatttcaggtgactacctcttgaagctcatggagagaatgccaagagtgtgcaatatatatatatatatatatatatacatatatatatatacatatatatatatatatatatatatatatatatatatatatatatatatatatatatatatatatatatacatatatatatatatatacatatatatacatatatatatatatatatatatatatatatatatatatatatatatatatatatatatatatatatatatatatatatatatatatatatatatacatatacatatatacatatgtatgtgtatatgtatgtgtatatatatatatatatatatatatatatatatatatatatatatatatatatatatatatatatatatgtatgtgtatatatatatatatatatgtatgtatgtgtatatatatatatatatatatatgtatatatatatatatatatatatatatatatatatatatgtatgtgtatatatatatatgtatatatatgtatatatatatgtatatgtatatatatgtatatatatgtatgtgtatatatatatatgtatatatatgtatgtgtatatatatatatgtatatatatgtatgtgtatatatatatatgtatatatatgtatgtgtatatatatatatgtatatatatgtatgtgtatatatatatatatatatatgtatgtgtatatatatatatatgtatgtgtatatatatatatatatgtatgtatgtgtatatatatgtatgtgtatatatatatatatgtgtatatatatatatgtgtatatatatatatatatatgtgtatatatatatatatatatgtatgtgtatatatatatgtgtatatatatatgtatgtgtatatatatgtgtgtatatatatatatatatatatatatgtatgtgtatatatatatatatatatatatatatgtatgtgtatatatatgtatgtgtgtatatatatatgtatgtatgtatgtatgtatgtatgtatgtgtgtgtgtgtgtgtgtgtgtgtgtatatatgtgtatatatatatataaaatttgaTGTTTTGACACAGTAATTAATACTTACCCTAAAATTGAGTGAGAGAAGgactgatttttaaaatgcatcCAAACAAACAAGTGGTATAATGTAATTTTTCAACTAGCCAAGTATTGACACTACAAGTACTGGGCCATAACAGATAGGCTGTTCTCATAAAGTCAATATGAACAGGTACCATGGTGATGTATTGGTGGCTATGTCTAATTCACTGTGAGTATTTATAAATTACATAATCATTTTTGCTTGTGTCCAATGTGACACACCCCAAATCTAATTTGCGGTAGCACAGAACACCTAACAATTATTTCGATTACAATTATTCTTTTATATACTGGTCATCTGTGGCTTTAATTGCCAGTGGGTGGCAGACAGGAAATGTGGGGAGCTGATTCACTGGAAAGTTGATCCACTGACATTCATGACTAGACTTCAAAAACTTAAATATAGATGAATATAATTGCCCATTTGTGAAGGTAGTGATCCTACTAAATAAAGTTCAGTGTACACGGTAAGGTATTTTCTAGCAGTGCTCACTCCCGTCATgatccactagatggcacacaGTGCATTAGCAAAGTTCATCATGTTGACTCAAGAATCTTTGATATTACAGAGCAGCTCAGGTCAAATCTCCATTAGAGGCGACAACCCCGACTCACTCCAAATGGACACAAGTTTGATATTCAGTTTCTTGTGATGCACCTGGTTTATTTGGGGCCTACATTGAATATCCAACACAAACCCAAACATAACTTTTTATTCAAGTATTAAAATGTAAAGCACATTATTCTGAATATCAACAAAGTACGAATCAACACAATTAGAAAAGCAAAACTCAAACTTTTCCTTAACAATCAATTTGTAATATGTGTAATCTCTCTGACGGTCCGTTCTCCTGGCTCCTCCTCGGTCGTGTAATGCATAGAAATGTTTGCACAGTAGCTTTAGTGAACTACAATCCTGTGTCCCAGAAATATTTAAGTTGGTCCCTTAACTAAAATACAAAGGggataaaaaacataataaaaagggTATTTGATGTATGGATCTGACCAGTCAAATTAATGACAAATGTACCACTAGCCAAGCAGGTTACTGCACTTAGCAAAGCACTTTCACACATACAGCTTTATCAGTCTGAGGGGTTTTTCAGCATTTGGAGTACAAGAATGTCTATGGAGGAGCAGCTAATTTAATACACATTAGTATACATATTTCCATGAACTGTGTAGTAGTTGTACTTAAAGCCAGATAGTATAGCTacaaacataatgctgtttaCCTATCAAATAACACCGAAATACGCCCGAACTGCTTACCATTCATTAGTAACATCATGCTTGAATTTTATCAAAAGAGAATATAAGAAAGGCACAACAAAATGAGATCAATACCCCACCCTAAATCAGATCAAGTGTTCccacaacattttcttttgtttttttaaactgtgtatGGTAGATTTTCTATTTAGAGAAACAAATTTACAACAGTTCCCTCATTTGAAATGAGAACGTGAGCAGGCAAATCTCCCAGTTCGACAGGGACGGAGGCATAGATATTTAAAGAGCGTTTGTGCCTTTGATTTGGTTTAAGTGGTCTATATGCCCTTTTATATTTGACATCGTCATAAATCTGGTAATTAGATGAGCTCACTGCCAACAACTGAGGTAATGGGCTCAACACCTGGGAGACATCTTGAAATAACAGGAGTGACCGATGGCAAAAAACCCCAAGGGAAAGTCCTAATGCGtgtaaaaaaatttaaaaaaaaaagtgcagcaaTGAGACATAGTTGAACATTCTTCCTCTTTAAGTAAAACATGGAGGGAAAAATGACGATCACACGCAAATGAAGAGTTCCAAGCAATTGACATCAACTTGTAGCCACCGAGCTAAGAGCTGATAGCTGCACGAACCTGTTTGCTCCGAGCGCTCTTCCACACAGAGGAAGCAAAAACAATGACTTCActgaaaacaaaccaaaaaaaactcTTACAAAAGTGCCTGTAAGTGCTTTAGATTGCAATAACTTCTGAAAATGAATTCGTTCTATTGAAGCAGTGCTATTCTGCCATATAACCCAAGTACTATCCTTACAACAGGTAATTAGTAACAACTTAGAGACTTACTTTAACATTTCTGAGGAGATAAAACCAAGAATGTGTGCTTGTAAGAAAAAAAGTGATCCCCATagtagaaataaacattaatttaaCATAAACTATCTTTATAACATTTAACTTAGATTTCCTAAATAATATGTAAGTACCATGAAGTGCAACACGCCACGGTGCTCTTAAAGAAGTGCACCAGATATGGGCCCTGTTGCCAACAGTGACAGGTAGAGGATTGTGTAATACAAGAATGCACTGCACTCAGAGTATCTTCCTCCACATGTAACACTGGGTTAAGCTGAACTATGGAGGAAAAAGGAACAAACGGAGGAACAAGTAGTGGAGTGATGTGCGCTCGGCTGCAGCATTAGACGCCTGTCTGCTGAGGGCCTCATCTTCAGCCATCCTTTAAGGGACGGGCAGTCTCAGAGCACAACCTGGAGCCGAGTCACGTCCACCTCAAGGACACTCGGAAAAGTCCTACAAAGTCTTGGAAGAGTCATTTTCATGCTGTCAGTCCGCCGTGATGCCTTTCTCTCTGAGCTCCTCTGTCACTCGCACCAGGTAAGTGGGGTCTGGGTAGCCAAAACTGTCAGGAGAAATAAAAAAGCCATCACAGCATCAGTATGAGCTCACGCAGCATAGTGCCATCAAGCCAAGGACATCAACTGAAAGCATTTCCTTGTCAGGAACTTGAATTACATCTGTCAGTCTTTACTGAGCCCTTTCCACAGACACCACACCTGTTAGGGAGGCTGTTGAGGCTATGACCAAATCAAATTTCAGTGGCCGTTTGCTTCCAGCTAAAAGGCCATACATACCAGCGGGGCCCGCCCCATATTGAGGTCTTGTGGTGAATGTCATTCCAGGTGATGACATTTTGCATGCCCGTAGTCATGGAGGTACCGATGGTGAAGATAAGGCGCTGTTCAAAGGCCTGGCGCAGCAGGCCCAGCACACGGTTCCCCTCAGGGCTGTCAGGGAGGTAGGCCACACGGTCCGTTCCTGGGTACCGAACACCTGGGTTTGGGTGTTCTGGCTGTTAAACAGAAGATCAGATTAAAGGGGCATTAATGGCTTAATAACATTTGTGTCTGTCTTCTAGAGTCTGGAACTCTTTGCTCCTACAGCGACTGTGTTACCCATGTCATGTCTTGTATTTTTAACTGCGTCTGCTGCATGTTTTCGTGAGTAGCATGTTTGCATTTGggttttttgtttattcattaaGTGTCTCGTGACATGTCTGTTTTTATGCAGCAGTTCCTTCAATGCAAAACAATTCATCTAATTCATGGGAAAGAGGAACTGCACTGATTTAAACAGATGAAGGTCAGTTTACAAAACTTCTCAGGGGAATTCCTACTCAGACTGTTACAAGCCTTATGACGTCTCCTTGGGAAAGAGTGTTGtaaagtctgagaaaaaatgttgacataATCAGAGGTTATCTCACCCTGGACGATGAATTTACAACAGAAGGCCTGTGTTACATCCCAGAGCCTGTGTTATAAAGTGGCGTCATGGAGACACTGGCATTTACCAGAGTGGGGCTACAGAAAAGATACCACTGGTTCCTCGTATTACGGGAAGTGTAAGATCAAAAGAATGGACAAGAAAGTCCAGTCAGATGCAATATTCAGATGCAATATTAAAGGAAGCACATGCACGCATACGTGGGTGGATACACAGCTCTTCCAATGGTGTCATACTATGCCGCTGATTAACAAGTGCCAGTGATGTGCCAAGATATGCTGCAATGTGCCAGTGAAGGCAGGGGAGACGAACACTGCAAACGAGTAGTAAACACGGATGTAAACAACACAGGATTTAAAATACCTTCAAAGAGTCagctttgcaaatatttcatgaggaagaaaatgtgctctacaaatttGTTAGACCTCAAGGAAACAAACAGGCATTTTGATGAGTACTGAATGTGGATGTTTACAGGGAAACTCCACAGGGCCATTTTGCGTCACCTGAGTACACATGTAAGGTAGAAGTCCCTTTGACGCAACACCAAGCTTCCTTAAAGTGCCAATCCTTAATTTTtaccagttcagttcagttcttgCCGTCAggtttaagacttttttaaaatgtcaactGGAATGAAATTCAAGCTCAATTTTACAATAATTAAAACCATGACCTATTAATCTCTCATGGTTAGGGACAATTTATTCAGTTGTTTATTGTATCATAAAACATGACTTCTTCATTTTGCTGTGGAGACGAGGGTTGAACAGAAGTGGTAAACACCTGAAGTTTGATGGGGAGTTTCCTGTTGATTTTATGATTCTCGCTATGTGTGTGGgattccactgccttgattcccattgtgctgagtttgaaaaaaaatgtgttgtagaAAATACACCAAGCCTTGTACTGCTTTCAGTCATGCCACAAAATCTTGGCCAAATAGCCACTTCTCATTGAATCTGTCCTTCCCCATGTCGTCTAGGGAACAGTGACAGCTAGCTAAcagacagtggatcctctgctctgagcatcgtggccagaaagaaaacatgaGTCTTGCTGGCTCCACAGTGCTGATCTGTGTGACATTACTACGAAAGACATTTggtaatttattaaaaaaatatagatGTTATCagctatttaaatctttttacaatgcaatgtcagaaaaagagagattcataaaatcctacttcccatgtctgagcatttttaagactttttgaaGATTGATTTAAgagattttaaaaacagttgaggccttatttttagattaattaattcaataccttttaagtctttttaaggaatgaaaaaaaggttacattttgtttttgccaacTCATACTTGCAAATACAGAGCTGTTAATAAATTCAAAAGTGACAGCTAGTTCAGATCCTGAGTTTTGGTGGTGAGATGACTATGTTGCTTACAACTGGATCAGTGATTGTacctttaatttaatgtatttctttCTGAAACTGGATGTAAGTTGCTGTATGTAACACAAGTGCAGGTAAAGATTATAAAACAAGATATCAGTCATAAAAAGGAAGCAAAGCAGTCAAGCAAAGGGGCTGGATTATTTAAAAAGATCTCATGGTTTCATGTAAAATTAGTGACATAGGTGCTTTGACTAAAGACATAAAATCAATTAACTATTAAATTCTAATACCTAGTGTTTGATGAGTtgtattatttaaataaaacaaataactaatcACACCCATAGATGATTATTAAAACTAACAGTTATTCCAGGAACAATGAGACGAGCATGTGCACATGCTCTTGGTCTACTCACCGCCTGTAGGCCAGGAGGGAAGCTGTAAATGATGCAGATACATCCAAATCCTTCGTGGCCAGGAAGCTCCAGATCAGGATCTCGCTCTACGATCATCGTACCATTAGCAGGCTGGTTCCCAATCAACTGGCCGTATACTAGCCGACACACAGGACACGCTTTCTTCACCTTAAATGCTTGATCCAGGCAGGAGCGACAGAATGAATGGCCACATCTCTCCAAGGTAGTCTTCTCCACTATGTCCCCCATGCAGATTGAACAAGTGCTGTTGTCCTCTGCCTCGCTGTGGGAAGCCAAGCTAGAGTCCAGGTCCTTCCTCTGGGCCGCCTCGTGGAGCATGGCGCAGGCCTCCTCATCAGCAGGCTTCCTGaacctctgctgctgtctctggGAGCGCCGAGGCTGGGGAGGCGGAGGCTGAAGCAGGCTCCCCTCTCCATTCGGCTCCAGGACTCCCACGCAGGGCAGCAGAGCCCTCTTCCTCTTGGATCCCCCGTCCTGTTTGCTCATTTCTTTGCGGGCACAGCGGCATAAGTCAATGAAGGCTTTTCGTGTCTCGCTGGAGATGGCTCCATCCATCACACCGGCCCCACCGTTCCTGGAGCCTTCCACCGGCTGCAGCCTCACGGCGCAgcagccccctctctcccctcgCCTAATGATACCAGCGCTCATCCCCTGCTTGTGCTGGAAGTCAATGAGCCAGGGCCGCCCAGCTGCAGCCAGGTAATCCCACACCGCCTGTGAAACCAGCACCTCATCACTGCCCTGGCCAGCACGCACACTCATCTcatcagaggaaactgcatgGAGAAGAACATCAGCACATTACTGTATGAACAAATTATGTTTAAACACAATTTGCACTGCTGTGATTGTAAATCCAGTTATAGAAGTTGCTCCCTTAGGCTATGCACTAGCCTTTTTTGCTATTCTCAAATGCATTGTGGGGAGTGATGCTATATGTTGCTCAGACATGGCTACAGGAGTGTTATTGCTCCTGCTGGCTGTGGTGGCTTTACTTTTGTGTCTACGTGGCCTTATAGCTCTGGTAATGCACATGAAAAGCAACACCATGTGTATATTTAGGtggttttgtttgcagtgtAGCCTAACTGTGCATGACTGAGTAAATGTAATCTCTCTACACGGGCAGCTATTCGCAGAGGCTGCACCAAGTCAGAGCAACACACAACAGGCAGCAGGAGGACGTATCAGCTGTTCAGAGATTCAGAGACTGTAAACAAAGGAAACTAAAGCCCGTCATACGCTGAGAACATGAAAGCCTGCGGAcagacacatgcaaacacaagaGTGACACTTGTTCAGGTTGAGAGGTTACCTTGTGATCCCATAAATCCCTTCAATAGTGAATAAAGCGTCCTGTTgaacagaaaaagagaggaagaaaaactgAAGGACTGGAACAAACGTTATCACAGCTGCTCGCCGATATTGTGACTGAGCCATTCTCCGCAGGAGCAAGGGAAATTCATTTCGCAACATTAGCTTAGCCTGTGATACATTTGGCGTCAACATTTAGCTAAGTGCTTTTCCCCCCTATTACTTCAGTACCTCACCCTTTGCCGTAGCTCGTCGCTGCCTGTCAGGGAGGTTTCTGGCTGGATTAAAGAGCACAGTGCTCCATCAGAGGAGGCCTTTATTTCTGACGTGCCGCTGCAGTTTATCCGCGGATAATTAGTATTTTGTAGTCAAGACATGATATCCAAACGTATTCCCAGCTCATATCTCTTTAGCTTTTCAGCAGCCCCTTCCTGCTGTGGCAAACGCTATCCAAATCCTGCACCTCGTCCCCAGTCTCGCCTGTGTTTGCCTTCCTCGTACGTCCTTGGGCTAGGCGTAACACACAGTAAATAGCATTTGTAGTTACTCTTCTTATCTGGCTCCGACCACGCTAACTGTGTGACAGCTTTCTGCCGGCAGATAatttgttatttcttctcattGTGAGTCGCTGTCAAACCGCGTCCTCCCTGTTGACTGCAGGAGCAAACATACCCATTAATAAGGGGACTGGGACCTACGGGGAAGTGTGACCAGGAAGTTCGTCACTGAGCTGACACGATTGGCTGACAAATGgtggtttgtgttttattttttttccatgttggGAGTGAATCATACTTTTGTCGTGATTAACAGCTTTAATGATAAAGCAAGGCTCTGTACACGCTAAGTACACACTAGAGTCCAGCCTACGCGCCATCCAGGGAATACCCACTCATTCACTTATAATGCAAATGAAGCTGTCTCTCAGGGTACACCGACTTATTGACAGCAATAATGTACTTACATGtggtacatatatatatatatatatatatatatatatatatatatgtatgtgtgtgtgtgtgtgtgtgtgtgtgtgtgtatgtatacaaaaacaacataaacaagagacatatatatgtatctataaaaaataatagataCATCTATTATATTCTATATTCTATACATCTACATCTATCTATTATATATGTCTCTTTTTATAGacacataaatatatgtatctcctttatacatatatatatatatattaaagaCATAACTATATGCATCCATTATTcaattatatatacatatatagacaAATAAAAGGAGATacatatgtgcatgt comes from the Epinephelus lanceolatus isolate andai-2023 chromosome 8, ASM4190304v1, whole genome shotgun sequence genome and includes:
- the LOC117258028 gene encoding putative E3 ubiquitin-protein ligase DTX3, with the protein product MANTPNTGGVRKSTEDCAVCLDKIQEKKTLKCRHSFCSACIDSVFKFKPACPICYTYHGEYKGTQPEGTMTVMRSWQTLPGFEHCGSIVIQYSFPAGIQGPQHPNPGVRYSGTSRTAFLPATEEGEKVLKLLKKAFDRRLIFTVGRSVTTGLNNVITWNDIHHKTNMAGGPQCFGYPDPDYLSRVQEELRLKGVTLDD
- the dtx3 gene encoding putative E3 ubiquitin-protein ligase DTX3 isoform X1, which produces MGSQVSSDEMSVRAGQGSDEVLVSQAVWDYLAAAGRPWLIDFQHKQGMSAGIIRRGERGGCCAVRLQPVEGSRNGGAGVMDGAISSETRKAFIDLCRCARKEMSKQDGGSKRKRALLPCVGVLEPNGEGSLLQPPPPQPRRSQRQQQRFRKPADEEACAMLHEAAQRKDLDSSLASHSEAEDNSTCSICMGDIVEKTTLERCGHSFCRSCLDQAFKVKKACPVCRLVYGQLIGNQPANGTMIVERDPDLELPGHEGFGCICIIYSFPPGLQAPEHPNPGVRYPGTDRVAYLPDSPEGNRVLGLLRQAFEQRLIFTIGTSMTTGMQNVITWNDIHHKTSIWGGPRCFGYPDPTYLVRVTEELREKGITAD
- the dtx3 gene encoding putative E3 ubiquitin-protein ligase DTX3 isoform X2; the protein is MSVRAGQGSDEVLVSQAVWDYLAAAGRPWLIDFQHKQGMSAGIIRRGERGGCCAVRLQPVEGSRNGGAGVMDGAISSETRKAFIDLCRCARKEMSKQDGGSKRKRALLPCVGVLEPNGEGSLLQPPPPQPRRSQRQQQRFRKPADEEACAMLHEAAQRKDLDSSLASHSEAEDNSTCSICMGDIVEKTTLERCGHSFCRSCLDQAFKVKKACPVCRLVYGQLIGNQPANGTMIVERDPDLELPGHEGFGCICIIYSFPPGLQAPEHPNPGVRYPGTDRVAYLPDSPEGNRVLGLLRQAFEQRLIFTIGTSMTTGMQNVITWNDIHHKTSIWGGPRCFGYPDPTYLVRVTEELREKGITAD